In the genome of Calothrix sp. PCC 6303, the window GGATGCAGCTAAACCTTATATCAAAGATATCGCTGACATTATCAAAGATAAAAATGCCGATTCTAATCTTCGTAGTCGTGCGGTGTATACATTAAGTGAATTGGGAGATGTAGCTCAACCATACATCAAAGATATTGCTGATATTCTCAAGGATAAAACTGTTAATAACGAAGTTCGTGCTAGTGCTGCGTCTGCGTTGGGAAATTCAGGGGATACAGCTAAACCATATATCAAAGATATCGTTGATATTCTCAAGGATAAAACTGCTAATAACGAAATTCGCTTTAGTGCTGCATCTGCGTTGGGAAATTTAGGAGATGCAGCTAAACCCTATATTAGGGATATTGCTGATATTCTGAAGGAGAAAAATGTTGATAACAATCTCCGAATTAATGCTGTGTATGCATTGAGTAAATTAGGAGATACAGCTAAACCCTATCTTAGCGATATTCCTGATTTCATCGAAGATGATAACATTAATAGCAATACTCGCACTAATATTCCTGAAGTCTTGGGAATTATTAAAGATCGAAATATTGATTATCAAATTCGCATGAGTGCTGCCTATAAATTGGGGAAATTAGGCGATGCAGTTAAACCCTACGTCAAAGATATTGTCGATATTATTAAAGATAAAAATATTGACCTCGATATTCGCCGTAGTGCTGCTGATATATTTTGGCAATTGGGGGATGCAGCCACACCCTACATTAAAGATATTCTCGATATTGGCAAGGATAAAACTGAAGACATTAATCTTAACTCTAGTGCTGCCACAGCATTAGGAAATCTAGGTAAGTTAGCCAAACCATACGTTCAAGATATCCTGAATGTAATTAAAGACAGAAGTTTTCATTCTCACGTTCGGAGTAGTTTTGCGATCGCATTGGGGAAAATCGAACAATTACAAGTTAATAATCTTGTCGTAGTCCTCGATAATATCTACTATGCCGGAGAATCGGAATTTCATCAATGGCGTTTTCTTAGCTACTTGCTTGGTGGTGGTAGCGATGACAGCAAAACCCTGTTGAAATGGGTTGGTTTACCCAAACCCAAATCTATGCCCACCAAACTTAACCGTGATGAAGCCATTAAAACCTTAGAGGTATTTACCAAAGCTTGGCAACCCAGCCAAGATTTAGAACGATTGCGGGAAGATTTAGCCGAGAAAATTTCGATTGTGGTTTCCCAAAAACAAGTAAATTGGCAACCCCAGGATATATTACTCCTGGAAAAGCTGAAAAATAATCTGAATAAAGCTGGTTATGGAAATAAAGCCTGTGGGATTGAATCGACAATTAATAGCCTCTAATCTGCGGAATAGTTTACCGCGTTATTGACATACTTCCCGACTATGGTATTCAATATCCAAATATTTCCCAAAATCTGCACCCACCAGCTAATCCATCTAGAATAAAAGTAAAGAAAAATTTACTCTTCTTTACTTTAGGTATGAAACGCATCGTTTTAATCGCTGGTTTTGAATCATTTAATGCTGACTTGTACCGAAAAGCTGCACAGTTAGGGGTTTCTCGTTGTCAAGAATTAGATATCCACATCTTTACTGACAGGGATATTAGTAGCAAACCGGGGGAAGTAGAAAAAGCTTTAGTTGGTGCGGATGTATTTTTTGGCAGTTTGTTATTTGATTATGACCAGGTAATGTGGTTACGCGATCGCATTTCCCAAATACCCATACGTTTGGTGTTTGAATCAGCCTTAGAATTGATGAGTTGTACCAAAATTGGTGCTTTTGCCATTGGCGACAAACCCAAGGGAATGCCCAAACCTGTTAAGTTTATTTTAGATAAGTTTAGTAATGGCAAGGAAGAGGATAAGCTTGCAGGCTATATTAGTTTCCTGAAAATAGGACCTAAATTACTCAAATTCTTACCGTTTGGCAAAGTACAGGATCTCCGCAACTGGCTAATTGTCTACGGTTATTGGAATGCAGGGGGAACAGAGAATGTTGCAGCTTTGTTTTGGGTGCTTGCCGAGAAATATCTAAATTTACCTGTTGGGGATATTCCCCCAGTTATAGAAACCCCCAATATAGGTTTACTCCACCCTGAATATCAAGGTTATTTTGAATCCCCCCAAGCTTACTTAAAATGGTATCAACACAGGGATAATTCTCCATGTCCTCACCAAAAACCGATAATTGGGATTCTCCTCTACCGCAAACATGTTATTACCAAGCAACCTTATATTCCCCAACTAATTCGCAACTTCGAGGATGCAGGTTTAATTCCCCTCCCCATTTTTATCAACGGAGTGGAGGGACATGTTGCAGTGCGGGA includes:
- a CDS encoding HEAT repeat domain-containing protein → MPHKHCKFHRFLLFPLTFILVISFSLPWVNAKEPEQIKPQDWQINGIVAALNDGYPEVQILGFREIAEYQLKDLDKQKADNFAKKAINLLLDKNIDFDNSDPSYDIFIGLNNLGDAVKPYTKDIADILKDKSFHPGVRANAASALSYLGDAAKPYIKDIADIIKDKNADSNLRSRAVYTLSELGDVAQPYIKDIADILKDKTVNNEVRASAASALGNSGDTAKPYIKDIVDILKDKTANNEIRFSAASALGNLGDAAKPYIRDIADILKEKNVDNNLRINAVYALSKLGDTAKPYLSDIPDFIEDDNINSNTRTNIPEVLGIIKDRNIDYQIRMSAAYKLGKLGDAVKPYVKDIVDIIKDKNIDLDIRRSAADIFWQLGDAATPYIKDILDIGKDKTEDINLNSSAATALGNLGKLAKPYVQDILNVIKDRSFHSHVRSSFAIALGKIEQLQVNNLVVVLDNIYYAGESEFHQWRFLSYLLGGGSDDSKTLLKWVGLPKPKSMPTKLNRDEAIKTLEVFTKAWQPSQDLERLREDLAEKISIVVSQKQVNWQPQDILLLEKLKNNLNKAGYGNKACGIESTINSL